In the Bacillota bacterium genome, TCGTCGATGGACATCAGCACCAGCCGGACGGCCTGCGGGAATCCGCACCCCGCGCACGCGCTGTGGCCGCCGGTCAGGGGATTCGGTCGCCGCGCCAGTTCCTTGAGAGTAGGCATCGCTCCAAATCACCTCTCACCGAGTTTGGCAGCACCGTGGCGGTGCGGCGAGCCGTTCTGCCCCGGCTCCCGCACGCCCAGGTAGTGACCCGCCAGGGCCGCATCGGCGACCACCTCGGCGTAGTTGTCCCGGGCGCGCCGCGCAAGCTCGGCCAGGTCCTCGTATACGGATTCGATCATCTCAGGAGTGGTGTCCCGGCCGCCGAGGCCGTAGACGTACCCCGTCATCACCGGCGGATCCGGCAACCCGTACAGGGCCGCCTTGGTCTCGGCGAACACCGGCCCGCCAAGCCCGCCGGAGACGCTATCCGACCGGTCGAGTACGCCCACGGCCCGGGTGCCGCGCAGCAGATCCCGGAGGTTCTGCGCCGGGAACGGCCGGAAGACCCGGATCTTCACGAGCCCGGCCTTGACCCCCCGGTTGCGCAGTTCATCGACCACGACCTTGGCGGTGCCGGCCGTGGAGCCGAGCACCACGACGGCAAGTTCCGCGTCGTTCATGCGGTAGGGCTCGGTGAGGCCGTAGTAGCGCCCGGAGAGCCGCCCGAACGCCTCACCGACGTCGGCGATCACGCGACGGGCGTTAACCATGGCCTCGGCGAGCTGGCGCTTGACCTCGAAGTAGCTGTTCTGGAGCGCCAGGGCCCCGACAGTCATGGGCCGCTCCACGTCGAGCAGGTACCGTTCCGGCTCGTACGTGCCCACGAACTGCTGCACCTCGGCGTCGGTCAGGACCTCGACGATCTCCATGCCGTGGGTGATGATGAAGCCGTCCTGCGTCACCTGGACCGGCAACCGCACCGACGGATCCTCGGCGATGCGCACGGCCTGGATCAGGTTGTCGTACGCCTCCTGGGCGTTCTCGGAGAAGATCTGAATCCAGCCGGCGTCGCGAGACCCCATCGTGTCGCTGTGGTCACCGTGGATGTTGATGGGGCCCGACAGCGCCCGGTTGGCGACGGGCATCACGATGGGGAGCCGGTAGCCCGACGCCACGTACAGGATTTCGTGCATCAGGGCGAAGCCGGGCCCGGATGTGGCCGTCATGGCCCGCGCACCCGCGGCCGAGGCCCCGACCACGGCGCTCAGCGCGGAGTGCTCGCTTTCCACCGGGACGAACTCCGTCTGCACGACCCCGTCGGACACGTAGCGGGCAAACCGCATGACGATGTCGGTTTGGGGCGTGATGGGGTAGGCGGCCACCACGTCCGGGTGGATCTGCCGCATCGCCTCTGCGGTCGCCTCCGCGCCCGTCATG is a window encoding:
- the porA gene encoding pyruvate ferredoxin oxidoreductase, translated to MGGVNGHVVTQRRRMTMTGAEATAEAMRQIHPDVVAAYPITPQTDIVMRFARYVSDGVVQTEFVPVESEHSALSAVVGASAAGARAMTATSGPGFALMHEILYVASGYRLPIVMPVANRALSGPINIHGDHSDTMGSRDAGWIQIFSENAQEAYDNLIQAVRIAEDPSVRLPVQVTQDGFIITHGMEIVEVLTDAEVQQFVGTYEPERYLLDVERPMTVGALALQNSYFEVKRQLAEAMVNARRVIADVGEAFGRLSGRYYGLTEPYRMNDAELAVVVLGSTAGTAKVVVDELRNRGVKAGLVKIRVFRPFPAQNLRDLLRGTRAVGVLDRSDSVSGGLGGPVFAETKAALYGLPDPPVMTGYVYGLGGRDTTPEMIESVYEDLAELARRARDNYAEVVADAALAGHYLGVREPGQNGSPHRHGAAKLGER